ATGACAGAGCCTGGTACATTGACCGTGTAGATGCGATTCGTCGTATTCTCCCTGAATGTGGTATTTCTACAGACGTGATCACAGGATTCTGTACAGAGACAGAAGAAGAACATCAGGAAACGCTTTCGATGATGGACTATGTCAAATATGATTATGCCTATATGTTTGCATATTCAGAAAGACCGGGTACACTGGCAGCCAAACGTTATGAAGATGATATTCCGGAAGAAATCAAAAAGCGTCGTTTGACAGAAGTTGTAGCCAAACAGCGTTTGCACAGCCATTACCGCATTGAGAATTTTGTCGGTAAAGTACATAAAATATTGATCGAGGGCTATTCCAAGAGATCAGATAAAGACTTTGCAGGACGTAATGATCAGAATGCAATGGTCGTCTTCCCCGTAGATAATCGTTATAAAGTAGGAGATTATGTCAATGTGCTTGGAGAGTCTTGTACTTCAGCTACATTACTTGGTCGTATCGTAGAGTAAGAGAACAAATTAATCTTCAAATTTCTAAAAGAAATAAAACTGTGGATAATCAGGATATAAAAAACAGATTTGGTATAATTGGCAACTCTCCTTTGCTCAACAGAGCAATTGATGTGGCCAGACAGGTCGCACCCACAGATATTTCCGTATTGATTCAGGGAGAGAGTGGTAGTGGTAAGGAAGTATTTTCGCACATCATACATCAACTGAGTTCCCGCAAGCATGGGCCGTTTATAGCCGTCAACTGTGGTGCTATTCCTGAAGGAACTATTGATTCAGAGCTTTTTGGCCATGAGAAGGGGTCTTTTACAGGTGCACATGAAGCACGTAAAGGATATTTTGAAGTTGTAGACGGTGGTACTATCTTTTTAGATGAGGTAGGCGAATTGCCTTTAGGTACACAGGCACGTTTGTTACGTGTTTTGGAAACCGGAGAATATATCCGCGTCGGATCTTCAAAAGTTCAAAAAACAAATGTACGTGTGGTTGCAGCTACAAATGTGGATATGTTTGAAGCAGTGAAAAAGGGTAAATTCAGAGAAGATCTTTATTATCGTCTGAATACAGTTCCGTTGCGGATTCCTGCATTGCGCGAGCGTAAAGAAGATATTAATCTGCTTTTCAGAAAATTTGTTGTTGATTTTGCTGATAAATACCGTAGTCCGGGTGTACAGCTTACTGATGATGCGCAACAGTCGCTCATGAACTACAGTTGGCCGGGGAATGTGCGTCAGCTAAAGAATATAGCGGAACAGATTGCGGTTTTGGAAAAGGAGCGTATTGTAAATGCGGCTATCCTTCAAAATTATCTGCCCACGGAACATTCTAACCTGCCTGTTTTCGTGCCTCAAAATGCACCAAAAGATGATTTTTCAGAACGTGATATCTTGTATAAAGTATTGTTCGATATGAAAAAGGATATGGTAGATCTTAAGAAACTTGTGGTCGAATTAATCCAGAAAGGGGTTAATCCAAGTACTTTTGATCAGAACTCACCTTATATCAATCAATTGTATCAGGAAGTTCAGCCTGCGGCATCAATGCTGTCAGAGCAGTCCGAATCTTCCTGGACAATCCACAATGCACGTCCGGCTCATTCACCTAATGTGGATTTCAATTCGTATGAAACACAGGATGTGGAAGAAGTGGAAGAGTCTCTGTCATTGACAGAAAAGGAATCTGACCTGATCAAAAAAGCTTTGAAAAAACATAAGGGCAAGCGTAAAGCTGCGGCTCAGGAATTGGGTATTTCAGAGCGGACACTCTATAGAAAAATTAAAGACTTAAATTTAGATTAATACTCGACCCGATGCGTAAGTTAAAGCAAGTCTATCTAAATCTGATAATAACGGCAGCTGTGATGCTGTGTACAGTTTCCAGTTGTGGTGTAAAATACAGTTTTACAGGGGGATCTATTCCTGCAGATATGAAAACAGTCAATGTGCAGTTTTTCGAAAATATTGCACCTATGGTATATGCTACGTTGAGTCAAAACTTTACGGAGGCCCTCAAAACCCGTTTTCGTAATCAGACCAGACTTAGTCAGGTCAATACGGGGGGAGATGCTATCTTCGAAGGATTTATTACAAACTATACGATCACTCCTGCCGCAGTAGAGGCTCGTACGGATATGGCAGCTTTGAACCGGTTGACTATCACCGTCAAAGTGACCTACACGAATCAGAAAAAACCGGAAGATAGTTTCAGTGAGCAGATTTTCACACGTTTCAAAGATTTTTCAGGAACGGTGCAGGCACAGGAAGAAGGGTTGACGAAAGATATTATTGAGATGCTGACGGAAGATATATATAACCGTGCATTTGCGAACTGGTAGCCGATACAATATGGAAAATACAAGTAAGTCTAAGGTTGAAATATTTCATCAGGCACTGACAGATCCCGGACAGCTTCCGGCAGAAGATCTGCAGCGTTTGGTGGAAGAATATCCTTATGCGCAACCTATTCGTTTTGCATATGAGCGTCAGCAGTTTCTGTCAACGGGAATGTTGTCGCAAAACTCATTGGCATTATTGTATGCTCCGAATGCTGCCTGGTTATCCGAATATGTAAGCAGGCAACCTCTGGTCGTGCCGGAGTTGGAAGCAGAACCGGACGGCTATATTGCATTTGAAGATGTAGACCAGCTATCTGCTGAGGTCGAAGAGGAAACAATAAGTACGGAAGACGAATCCTATATGGAGACAGAGGAAGAAGCTGTTCAATCTGAATATACGGAAGAAGAAGTTACAGAAGAAGAGCAGGTGGAAGTTGTAGATGACATAGAAGAAGCCCAGCTTGAAAAGGAGTATTTTCCGGAGTTTCAGTTGTCTGGTGAAGAGATTGTGCCAGATCCACAGGAAGAAACAGTTGAACTTGAGAAGGAATATTTTCCGGAATTTCAGCTGTCCGGTGATGAAATTGTACAGGTGTCTTCAGATGAAGAAGAGAGAGTCAGTCTTTATCATGACGATCTGATGCCTTATAGTTTTCTGTGGTGGTTGCACAAAACGCGATTGGAACATGCCGGTACATACAGACCATTTGCAGAAGTCAAATTACCAAAACCGCAGAAAGGACAGTTTGATCCATCCAAATTAGATGAACATATTCTGGATCAGCAGATCCGTGAACATGTTTTCCGTTCACAATCACCTGAGGCTAAATTGAGCGAAGAAGTAAAACACAAACCCGTGCAACCTCTTCCGAAAAAGCTGGATGATGTGATTGAAAAATTTATTCGCGAAGAGCCGCAGATTAAACCTCCTCAGGCTGATCAGCTGAATATGGAGAATAAGGCCAGAAAAAGTGCCGAGGATCAATTTACGCTTGTCACTGAGACATTAGCGATTATTTATGCAGATCAGGGCTTGTTTCCGAAAGCGATTGAGGTGTATAAAAAATTAATTTTGAAATTCCCGGAAAAAAATGCTTACTTTGCTGGCCGCATTAAAGAATTAGAGCAAAAATTAAACTAAATAAATAATACAAAGAAATGCAAACATTATTAATTGTCTTGATCATATTAACCAGTGTACTGTTGGCACTTATGGTGTTGATTCAAAATCCAAAAGGAGGAGGTCTTTCTTCAGGATTTTCAGGAGGATCAAATTTGATGGGCGTAAAACGTACAGGTGATTTTCTGGAAAAAGGAACATGGACATTGGTCATAGCTTTAATGGTATTTTGTCTGGCTGTCAATATTCTGGGTCCGTCTAAAGGCGGAGCAGCTTCAAAAGGTGGATTAAGTGATCAGATTGAAGCTCCGGCTCAGCAAGGTCCTTTAAATCTGAATCCTGCACAGCAACAGCAGGCACCTGCTGCAGCTCCTGGTAAAACAGATTCTGCAAAGTAAGAGACTTTTAAAGACAACAATATTCAAGCCCTGTTCAACATTGAACAGGGCTTTTTTTATGTCATCATTGGCTGACATCATGACACTGAAAAAAATATCTGTGTCAGAAATTTCACGCTTTTAGTGAAAAATTGACAACAAAACTTTAAAAACGTCCTTTGGCATAATTGATGTTGACTTGTTCCTGTAAACTTTTACATAAACAATCAATTAAAAATAATAGGAGAATAATATTATGGCATTAAACATTAAACCTATCGGAGACAGAGTGGTAATAGAAGCTGCTCCTGCAGAAGAAAAAACAGCATCAGGTATTTATATCCCTGATACGGCAAAAGAAAAACCTCAAAGCGGAACTGTTGTAGCTGTAGGTAGTGGTAAAGTAGACGAGCCTCTAACTGTTAAAGTTGGCGATAAAGTGTTATATGGCAAGTATGCAGGTACAGAGATTACTTACGAAGGAAAAGAATATTTAATTATGCGTGAAGCTGATATTTACGCTGTTCTTTAGTCTTTTAATTTAATAACAACATCAGAGTAACAGAGATAATAAGGCAACATCTTTTTATCTAAATACTAATAATCTAAAATAAAATGGCAAAACAAGTAAAATATAACGTTGAAGCTCGTGACGCACTGAAAAAAGGTGTAGACACATTGGCAAATGCTGTAAAAGTAACATTAGGTCCTAAAGGTCGTAACGTAATTATCGAGAAAAAATTTGGTTCACCTGCAATCACTAAAGATGGTGTGACGGTAGCTAAAGAAATCGAATTGAAAGATGCGTTGGAAAATATGGGCGCACAAATGGTGAAAGAAGTAGCATCTAAAACAGCTGATCAGGCTGGTGATGGTACGACTACAGCTACAGTATTGGCACAGGCTATCATCGCTCCGGGTATTAAATCTGTAGCAGCTGGTGCTAATCCGATGGATCTGAAACGTGGTATTGACAAAGCTGTAGCTACTGTTGTGGCTAACCTGAAATCTCAATCTCAGGTTGTAGGTCAGGACAACAACAAGATCAAACAGGTTGCTACAATCTCAGCAAATAATGACGAAGTAATCGGTTCATTGATCGCTGAAGCAATGGAAAAAGTAGGTAACGACGGTGTTATCACAGTAGAAGAAGCAAAAGGTACTGAAACAGAAGTAAAAACTGTAGAAGGTATGCAATTTGACCGTGGTTACTTATCTCCGTATTTCGTGACTAATTCTGACAAAATGGAAGCAGAATTAGATAACCCTTACATTCTGATCTACGATAAAAAGATCAGCAATATGAAAGAATTGTTACCTGTATTGGAAAAACAAGTACAGACAGGTAAACCATTATTGATCATTGCGGAAGATCTTGACGGAGAAGCATTGGCAACATTAGTTGTTAATAAAATCCG
The Sphingobacterium spiritivorum genome window above contains:
- a CDS encoding sigma 54-interacting transcriptional regulator; this encodes MDNQDIKNRFGIIGNSPLLNRAIDVARQVAPTDISVLIQGESGSGKEVFSHIIHQLSSRKHGPFIAVNCGAIPEGTIDSELFGHEKGSFTGAHEARKGYFEVVDGGTIFLDEVGELPLGTQARLLRVLETGEYIRVGSSKVQKTNVRVVAATNVDMFEAVKKGKFREDLYYRLNTVPLRIPALRERKEDINLLFRKFVVDFADKYRSPGVQLTDDAQQSLMNYSWPGNVRQLKNIAEQIAVLEKERIVNAAILQNYLPTEHSNLPVFVPQNAPKDDFSERDILYKVLFDMKKDMVDLKKLVVELIQKGVNPSTFDQNSPYINQLYQEVQPAASMLSEQSESSWTIHNARPAHSPNVDFNSYETQDVEEVEESLSLTEKESDLIKKALKKHKGKRKAAAQELGISERTLYRKIKDLNLD
- the lptE gene encoding LptE family protein, which codes for MRKLKQVYLNLIITAAVMLCTVSSCGVKYSFTGGSIPADMKTVNVQFFENIAPMVYATLSQNFTEALKTRFRNQTRLSQVNTGGDAIFEGFITNYTITPAAVEARTDMAALNRLTITVKVTYTNQKKPEDSFSEQIFTRFKDFSGTVQAQEEGLTKDIIEMLTEDIYNRAFANW
- the secG gene encoding preprotein translocase subunit SecG; this translates as MQTLLIVLIILTSVLLALMVLIQNPKGGGLSSGFSGGSNLMGVKRTGDFLEKGTWTLVIALMVFCLAVNILGPSKGGAASKGGLSDQIEAPAQQGPLNLNPAQQQQAPAAAPGKTDSAK
- the groES gene encoding co-chaperone GroES; amino-acid sequence: MALNIKPIGDRVVIEAAPAEEKTASGIYIPDTAKEKPQSGTVVAVGSGKVDEPLTVKVGDKVLYGKYAGTEITYEGKEYLIMREADIYAVL